The following are encoded in a window of Pseudomonas graminis genomic DNA:
- a CDS encoding ATP-binding protein translates to MRSIQRRLSLGLISVLLIVGLVLAQISLWLFEVGLQRYLESGLRNESELLLVALVRGPGGLQLDEHRLSPGYQRPYSGHYFRIDVEHGHWRSRSLWDLELPHPGQPGLHADLALEKTDQSLLLLHTDYRKFGQTISITVAQDYTPVRDSFALVQRIGLGLGLMALVLILVLQRVTVRRALRPLERAREQIFQLQQGQRSQLDERVPVELEPLVAQINHLLAHTEDSLKRSRNALGNLGHALKTPLAVLMSLAEGDRLAGHPHVRDTLRDQLQHIQQRLERELNRARLSGDALPGARFDCAAEIPGLFSTLRMIHGEHLELSSEISADLFLPWDREDILELLGNVMDNACKWADSEVRLTIARGADGYWLLIDDDGPGIPVQHRDEVIGRGNRLDEQVTGHGLGLGIVKDIVEAWGGRIQLLDSPLGGLQVRIDLPERLSPQLPGTESARQPS, encoded by the coding sequence GTGAGGTCGATACAGCGACGCTTGAGTCTGGGCCTGATCAGCGTCCTGCTGATTGTTGGACTGGTCCTGGCGCAGATCAGCCTGTGGCTCTTCGAAGTTGGCTTGCAGCGTTATCTGGAATCAGGCCTGCGCAATGAGAGCGAGCTGCTGCTAGTGGCATTGGTGCGCGGCCCCGGCGGCCTGCAGCTCGATGAGCATCGGCTGTCGCCCGGCTATCAGCGACCCTATTCCGGCCACTATTTTCGAATTGATGTGGAACACGGTCATTGGCGCTCGCGCTCGTTGTGGGATCTGGAGTTGCCGCATCCCGGGCAACCCGGCCTGCATGCCGACCTTGCCTTGGAAAAGACCGATCAATCGCTGTTGCTGCTGCACACCGATTACCGCAAGTTCGGACAGACCATCTCCATCACCGTCGCTCAGGACTACACCCCGGTGCGAGACAGTTTCGCACTGGTCCAGCGCATCGGTCTCGGGCTGGGACTGATGGCCCTGGTGTTGATTCTTGTGCTGCAGCGCGTCACGGTTCGCCGCGCCTTGCGCCCGCTGGAAAGGGCCAGAGAGCAGATTTTTCAACTGCAACAAGGGCAGCGCTCGCAACTTGATGAGCGAGTGCCAGTGGAGCTTGAGCCGCTGGTTGCGCAGATCAATCATCTGCTGGCCCATACCGAGGACAGTCTCAAACGATCGCGCAACGCCCTTGGCAATCTGGGCCACGCACTGAAGACGCCGCTGGCCGTGCTGATGAGCCTGGCCGAAGGCGACAGGCTGGCGGGCCACCCGCACGTGCGCGACACGTTGCGCGATCAGCTGCAGCACATTCAGCAGCGGCTTGAGCGTGAGCTCAATCGAGCGCGCTTGTCAGGCGATGCCTTGCCAGGCGCACGGTTTGATTGTGCTGCGGAGATCCCCGGGCTGTTCTCCACATTGCGGATGATTCATGGCGAGCATCTGGAACTGAGCAGTGAGATATCTGCGGATCTGTTTCTGCCGTGGGACCGTGAAGACATCCTTGAGTTGTTGGGCAACGTCATGGACAACGCCTGCAAGTGGGCCGACAGCGAGGTCAGGCTAACCATCGCCAGAGGCGCTGATGGCTACTGGCTGTTGATCGACGACGATGGCCCGGGTATCCCTGTTCAGCATCGCGATGAAGTCATCGGCCGTGGCAATCGTCTGGACGAGCAAGTGACCGGCCACGGTCTGGGACTCGGCATCGTCAAGGACATCGTCGAGGCGTGGGGCGGGCGCATTCAGTTGCTGGACAGCCCACTGGGTGGGCTGCAAGTTCGTATCGATCTGCCCGAGCGACTCAGCCCGCAACTGCCGGGGACCGAAAGCGCTCGTCAACCCTCGTGA
- a CDS encoding aminopeptidase P family protein, which produces MNTQSKTTGVAMQRLAQARALMSREGIDAWLVPSADPHLSEYLPGYWQGRQWLSGFHGSVGTLIITQDFAGLWADSRYWEQASKELAGSGIELVKLQPGQTGPLEWLAGQAKADSVVAVDGAVLAVASSRTLAANLYEKGARLRTDLDPLTELWNDRPALPAQPVYEHAAPHATETRTDKLTRLRTVMAERGADWHFLATLDDIAWLFNLRGADVSYNPVFISFALIGPNSINLFVASEKVDAALRSTLEQEGITLHEYTRIGTALRNVPKDARLLVDPARVTCGLLDYLDSEVTLVEGLNPTTLFKSQKSAADTRHIRQAMEQDGAALCEFFAWLDSALGNEPVSELTIDEKLSAARARRPSYVSQSFATIAGFNGNGAMPHYRATEEEHAQIEGDGLLLIDSGGQYLGGTTDITRMVPIGTPTAEQKRDCTRVLKGVIALSRAHFPRGILSPLLDAIARAPIWAEGVNYGHGTGHGVGYFLNVHEGPQVIAYQAAATPQTAMQPGMITSIEPGTYRPGQWGVRIENLVINQEAGKTEFGEFLKFETLTLCPIDTRCLEISLLTKEEREWLNEYHAQVRQRLSPLVGGAALSWLNGRTQAV; this is translated from the coding sequence ATGAATACGCAGTCGAAAACCACTGGAGTGGCGATGCAACGCCTTGCGCAGGCGCGCGCCCTGATGAGCCGTGAAGGCATCGACGCTTGGCTGGTGCCGTCGGCCGACCCTCATCTCTCTGAATATCTGCCGGGTTACTGGCAAGGGCGGCAGTGGCTGTCCGGCTTCCACGGTTCCGTCGGCACCTTGATCATCACCCAGGACTTCGCCGGCCTCTGGGCAGACAGCCGTTATTGGGAGCAGGCGAGCAAGGAACTGGCAGGCAGCGGTATCGAACTGGTCAAGCTGCAGCCCGGCCAGACCGGCCCACTTGAATGGCTGGCTGGCCAGGCAAAGGCGGATTCCGTCGTCGCTGTGGATGGTGCGGTATTAGCCGTAGCGTCGTCGCGTACGTTGGCTGCCAACTTGTACGAAAAAGGCGCGCGGCTTCGCACCGACCTCGACCCTTTAACGGAGCTGTGGAACGACCGGCCTGCGTTGCCGGCCCAGCCTGTCTATGAGCACGCGGCGCCCCACGCTACCGAAACCCGCACCGACAAACTCACTCGACTGCGCACAGTGATGGCCGAGCGCGGCGCAGACTGGCATTTCCTCGCGACGCTGGACGACATCGCCTGGCTGTTTAACCTGCGTGGCGCCGATGTCTCCTACAACCCGGTGTTCATCTCCTTCGCCCTGATCGGCCCGAACAGCATCAATCTGTTTGTCGCATCAGAAAAAGTCGATGCCGCGCTGCGAAGCACGCTGGAGCAAGAAGGCATCACCCTGCATGAATACACGCGCATCGGCACTGCGTTGCGCAACGTGCCCAAGGACGCCCGATTGCTGGTGGATCCGGCGCGGGTCACCTGTGGCCTGCTGGATTACCTGGACAGCGAAGTCACGCTGGTCGAAGGTTTGAACCCGACCACGCTGTTCAAGTCGCAGAAGAGTGCTGCCGACACCCGGCATATCCGCCAGGCGATGGAGCAGGACGGCGCGGCGCTGTGCGAGTTCTTCGCCTGGCTGGATTCAGCGCTGGGTAACGAGCCCGTCAGCGAACTGACCATCGACGAGAAGCTCAGCGCGGCGCGGGCCCGTCGTCCGAGCTACGTGTCCCAGAGTTTCGCTACCATTGCCGGCTTCAACGGTAACGGGGCGATGCCTCACTACCGCGCCACCGAAGAAGAGCACGCGCAAATCGAAGGTGATGGCTTGCTGCTCATCGATTCCGGCGGCCAATACCTGGGCGGCACGACCGATATCACCCGCATGGTACCCATCGGCACGCCGACGGCTGAGCAGAAGCGCGACTGCACGCGCGTTCTGAAGGGCGTCATCGCGTTGTCTCGTGCGCACTTTCCGCGCGGCATTCTTTCGCCGCTGCTCGACGCCATCGCTCGCGCACCGATTTGGGCCGAGGGTGTCAACTACGGCCACGGCACCGGTCATGGCGTCGGCTACTTCCTGAACGTGCACGAAGGCCCGCAGGTGATTGCCTATCAAGCCGCCGCTACACCGCAAACCGCGATGCAGCCGGGGATGATCACGTCGATCGAGCCGGGCACCTATCGGCCGGGACAGTGGGGCGTGCGCATTGAAAACCTGGTGATCAATCAGGAGGCGGGCAAGACCGAGTTCGGCGAGTTTCTCAAGTTCGAGACCCTCACGCTGTGCCCGATAGACACGCGTTGCCTGGAAATCAGTTTGCTGACGAAAGAGGAGCGTGAATGGCTGAATGAATACCACGCCCAAGTCAGGCAGCGGCTCAGTCCCTTAGTGGGCGGCGCCGCGTTGTCGTGGCTGAACGGTCGTACTCAAGCGGTCTGA
- a CDS encoding response regulator transcription factor — MRLLLVEDHVPLADELISTLGRQGYAIDWLTDGRDAIHQGATEPYDLIVLDLGLPGVPGLEVLQKWRAAGLSTPVLILTARASWAERIEGLKAGADDYLTKPFHPEELQLRIQALLRRVRGLANQPKLESAGLHLDEGRQCVSRGEEEVQLTAAEFRLLRYFMLHPGQILSKSHLAEHLYDGENERDSNVIEVHVNHLRRKLGRAVVETRRGQGYRFAGTGE; from the coding sequence ATGCGTTTGTTATTGGTTGAGGATCACGTCCCCCTGGCGGACGAGCTCATCAGTACGCTGGGCCGGCAGGGCTATGCGATCGACTGGCTGACCGACGGCCGCGACGCTATTCATCAAGGCGCCACAGAGCCTTACGACCTGATCGTGCTTGACCTCGGCCTGCCAGGCGTTCCCGGGCTTGAGGTGCTGCAGAAGTGGCGCGCGGCCGGGCTGTCCACCCCCGTACTCATCCTGACGGCGCGGGCCTCCTGGGCCGAACGTATCGAAGGTCTCAAGGCCGGCGCTGACGACTATCTGACCAAACCCTTTCACCCCGAAGAACTGCAGCTGCGCATACAGGCGCTGCTTCGCCGTGTCCGAGGTCTGGCCAATCAGCCGAAGCTCGAATCCGCTGGCTTGCACCTGGATGAAGGGCGCCAGTGCGTCAGTCGCGGGGAGGAGGAAGTCCAGCTCACTGCTGCAGAGTTTCGTCTGCTGCGTTATTTCATGCTGCATCCCGGACAGATTCTCTCCAAAAGTCATCTGGCCGAGCATCTTTATGACGGCGAGAACGAGCGGGACTCGAACGTAATCGAGGTCCACGTCAATCATTTGCGCCGCAAGCTTGGTCGGGCCGTGGTCGAGACGCGGCGCGGGCAAGGCTATCGTTTTGCCGGGACGGGCGAGTGA
- the nuoN gene encoding NADH-quinone oxidoreductase subunit NuoN yields the protein MDLTIQHFIALAPLLITSITIVVVMLGIAWRRNHSQSFLLTVAGLNLALLSIYPALKVAPLVVTPLLQIDSFACLYMGIILVSTLACVTLAHAYLGEGKAGYPGNREELYLLILMAAAGGLVLVAAQHLASLFIGLELLSVPVYGLVAYAFFNKRSLEGGIKYMVLSAAGSAFLLFGMALLYAESGSLSFSEIGKAIAATGMPSPIASLGLGMMLVGLGFKLSLVPFHLWTPDVYEGAPAPVAAFLATASKVAVIGVLVRLFQISPAATSGVLTDVMSVIAVASILVGNLLALTQNNLKRLLGYSSIAHFGYLMIAMVASKGMAVEAINVYLVTYVLTSLGAFGVVTLMSSPYSGRDADAMFEYRGLFWRRPYLTAVLTVMMLSLAGIPLTTGFIGKFYIIATGVEAHLWWLTGSLVVGSAIGVFYYLRVMVTLYLQDSKIQRHDAPFNWAQRAGGVMLLGITLLAFFLGVYPQPLLTLVGHAGL from the coding sequence ATGGACCTGACGATTCAACACTTTATTGCGCTGGCGCCGCTGCTGATTACCAGCATCACCATTGTGGTGGTGATGCTGGGCATCGCATGGCGTCGCAATCACTCGCAATCATTCCTGCTGACGGTAGCAGGACTCAACCTGGCTTTGCTTTCCATCTACCCGGCGCTGAAAGTTGCGCCGCTGGTGGTCACGCCATTGCTGCAAATCGACAGCTTCGCCTGCCTCTACATGGGCATCATCCTGGTGTCGACGCTGGCCTGTGTCACTCTGGCCCACGCCTATCTGGGTGAAGGCAAGGCAGGTTACCCGGGCAACCGCGAAGAACTTTACCTGCTGATCCTCATGGCAGCGGCCGGTGGCCTGGTGCTGGTCGCCGCGCAACACCTGGCAAGCCTGTTCATCGGTCTGGAGCTGCTTTCAGTCCCGGTCTACGGCCTGGTGGCTTACGCCTTCTTCAACAAGCGTTCGCTGGAGGGCGGCATCAAGTACATGGTGCTGTCGGCGGCTGGCTCGGCGTTCCTGTTGTTCGGTATGGCGCTCCTGTATGCCGAATCCGGCAGCCTGAGTTTCAGCGAGATCGGCAAGGCCATCGCGGCCACCGGCATGCCAAGCCCGATCGCCAGCCTGGGTCTGGGCATGATGCTGGTGGGTCTGGGCTTCAAGCTGTCGCTGGTGCCGTTCCACTTGTGGACACCGGACGTGTACGAAGGCGCCCCTGCCCCGGTAGCGGCTTTCCTCGCCACAGCCAGCAAGGTCGCGGTGATCGGCGTGCTGGTCCGCCTGTTCCAGATCTCCCCGGCGGCCACCAGTGGTGTGCTGACCGACGTGATGTCGGTTATCGCCGTAGCGTCGATCCTGGTCGGTAACCTGCTGGCCCTGACCCAGAACAACCTCAAGCGTCTGCTGGGTTATTCGTCGATTGCGCACTTCGGTTACCTGATGATCGCGATGGTGGCGAGCAAGGGCATGGCGGTCGAGGCGATCAACGTTTACCTGGTCACCTACGTGCTGACCAGCCTGGGCGCGTTCGGCGTGGTCACGTTGATGTCGTCGCCGTACAGCGGCCGCGATGCCGACGCGATGTTCGAATACCGCGGCCTGTTCTGGCGTCGTCCGTACCTGACGGCGGTGCTGACAGTGATGATGCTGTCGCTGGCAGGCATCCCGCTGACCACGGGCTTCATCGGCAAGTTCTACATCATCGCAACTGGCGTTGAAGCGCACCTGTGGTGGCTGACCGGTTCACTGGTCGTGGGCAGCGCCATCGGCGTTTTCTATTACCTGCGGGTGATGGTAACGCTGTATCTGCAGGACTCGAAGATCCAGCGCCACGACGCCCCGTTCAACTGGGCGCAGCGTGCAGGTGGTGTGATGCTGTTGGGGATTACGCTGTTGGCGTTCTTCTTGGGCGTGTACCCGCAACCGCTGCTGACCCTGGTGGGCCATGCGGGTTTGTGA
- a CDS encoding methyl-accepting chemotaxis protein: MRLNLKAKVLSLAVLPVLVFALIISASTVIMLREQGKREVEETRQHLLAEAKATLQSYVAVALGTIKPLYDASAPGDMEARAQVIKMLSQVNYAKDGYFFGYDSQAVRLFKGNSPDGIGKSFKDVRDPKGVFVNAGLVEVAKAGTHYLEYSSALPGSSELVPKLGYTEYLPKWDMAFGSSINLDNIDAKVAELQKNVSERRQNMLVSIIGITLLVLVIIAAVGFWIAGGILRPLRLMKANLDDIAAGEGDLTQRLAVTSQDELGELAGSFNRFVDKIHGLVRQIAEMTAQLTGLVGEVTDQAQRSEQAMERQRHETDQVATAINQMSAAAQEVAKSAQGASVAAQQTDAEGQAAKRVVDGSIQQIHALVNDIRHSGTSLDSLQNDVTSIVGVLGVIRSIADQTNLLALNAAIEAARAGEAGRGFAVVADEVRALASRTQQSTQEIQGMIDRLQQGTQGAVQAMRRSSEAGDGTSARANEAGASLDKIGQLIGTINAMNAQIASAAEEQTAVAEEINRSVHQIAVAVESVADETRHSASTSRNLTELNQRLGQLVRQFRI; this comes from the coding sequence ATGCGGCTAAATCTCAAAGCCAAAGTACTTTCGCTCGCCGTGCTCCCCGTGTTGGTGTTCGCACTGATCATCAGCGCCAGCACCGTCATCATGCTGCGGGAGCAGGGCAAACGCGAAGTCGAGGAAACCCGCCAGCACCTGCTCGCGGAGGCCAAAGCCACGTTGCAGAGTTATGTGGCTGTTGCGCTAGGCACCATCAAACCGCTGTATGACGCCTCGGCTCCGGGTGACATGGAAGCCCGCGCGCAAGTCATCAAAATGCTTTCCCAAGTCAACTACGCCAAGGACGGGTACTTCTTCGGCTACGACTCGCAGGCGGTGCGGCTGTTCAAGGGCAATAGCCCCGACGGCATCGGCAAGAGCTTCAAGGACGTTCGCGATCCAAAAGGCGTTTTCGTCAATGCCGGCCTGGTTGAGGTGGCGAAAGCGGGTACTCATTACCTGGAATATTCCTCCGCGCTGCCCGGGTCGAGCGAACTGGTGCCCAAACTGGGCTACACCGAGTATCTGCCGAAGTGGGACATGGCCTTTGGGTCGTCGATCAACCTGGATAACATCGATGCCAAAGTCGCAGAGCTGCAGAAGAATGTGTCCGAGCGCCGGCAGAATATGCTCGTCAGCATCATTGGCATCACGCTGCTGGTATTGGTGATTATCGCAGCGGTGGGTTTCTGGATCGCGGGCGGTATTCTGCGGCCGCTGCGCCTGATGAAAGCCAACCTCGATGATATCGCCGCCGGAGAGGGCGATCTGACCCAGCGCCTGGCGGTGACCTCCCAGGACGAACTTGGCGAACTGGCCGGGTCGTTTAATCGCTTTGTCGACAAGATCCACGGCCTGGTCCGGCAGATTGCCGAGATGACCGCGCAGCTGACTGGGCTGGTGGGCGAGGTGACCGATCAGGCGCAGCGCTCCGAGCAGGCAATGGAGCGTCAGCGCCATGAAACCGACCAGGTCGCCACGGCGATCAATCAGATGTCGGCTGCGGCCCAGGAAGTCGCAAAGAGCGCGCAGGGTGCCTCGGTCGCGGCGCAGCAAACCGATGCTGAAGGTCAGGCCGCCAAGCGAGTGGTTGACGGCAGCATCCAGCAGATTCACGCGCTGGTAAACGACATCCGTCACAGCGGCACCTCGCTGGACAGCCTGCAAAATGATGTGACGTCCATTGTCGGTGTGCTTGGGGTAATTCGTTCCATCGCCGATCAGACCAACCTGCTGGCACTCAACGCCGCCATCGAAGCCGCGCGTGCCGGGGAAGCGGGCCGCGGGTTCGCGGTGGTGGCCGACGAAGTGCGTGCGCTGGCCAGCCGCACGCAGCAAAGCACTCAGGAAATCCAGGGCATGATCGACCGCTTGCAGCAAGGCACCCAAGGCGCGGTGCAGGCGATGCGACGCTCAAGCGAGGCGGGCGATGGGACGTCCGCCCGGGCTAATGAAGCCGGGGCATCGCTGGACAAAATCGGTCAGCTGATCGGCACGATCAACGCCATGAACGCGCAGATTGCCAGCGCCGCAGAAGAGCAGACGGCCGTGGCGGAAGAGATTAATCGCAGCGTTCACCAGATCGCGGTGGCGGTCGAAAGCGTGGCCGATGAAACCCGCCACAGCGCCTCCACGTCGCGCAATCTCACGGAGTTGAATCAGCGCCTTGGCCAGTTGGTCCGGCAGTTCAGAATCTAG
- a CDS encoding PepSY domain-containing protein: MKILTAFIAATAFTFTAGYVQARDLGPDEALKLRDAGTIQSFEKLNAVALAKHPKSTITDTELEQEYGKYVYQIELRDAQGVEWDVEVDAVSGQILKDHQDA; the protein is encoded by the coding sequence ATGAAAATTCTGACTGCCTTCATCGCTGCCACCGCATTCACTTTCACAGCAGGTTACGTCCAGGCTCGAGACCTTGGTCCTGACGAGGCGCTGAAACTGCGGGATGCAGGTACTATTCAATCCTTTGAAAAGCTCAACGCCGTCGCTTTGGCCAAGCACCCGAAATCCACTATCACGGACACCGAGCTGGAACAGGAATATGGCAAGTACGTTTACCAGATCGAACTGCGAGATGCTCAAGGTGTGGAGTGGGACGTTGAAGTCGATGCCGTCAGCGGCCAGATACTCAAAGACCACCAGGACGCCTGA
- a CDS encoding patatin-like phospholipase family protein, translated as MSNIHIKHPSLTIKAGRRAMTRIREQGLSPIDVGIIPGAAGGPKALGIQGLDLALFGEWLPRAQRERSLIGASIGSWRFASACLPDPVAGLQRLGRLYTEQSFAKGVTMAQVSRSCVTMLDALLQADDAHVLANPHYRLNVMIVKSRGLLARDHRAGLSLGLGAVIADNLIGRARLSRHFERLIMHDPRLAPPLLPLTDFPSRCLPLDTSNLRQALLASGFIPMVMEGVPEIPGIGAGMFRDGGLLDYHLDLPYSGSDIVLYPHFTDKIIPGWFDKTLPWRRGDQTRLQDVVLLAPSKAYLATLPYGKLPDRSDFKRFVGRDADRQWYWRAAMESSQRLGDEFLELVDTGRLAQRLEPLV; from the coding sequence ATGAGCAACATTCACATCAAACATCCTTCATTGACTATCAAGGCCGGCAGGCGCGCAATGACGCGGATCAGGGAGCAAGGCCTGTCGCCGATTGACGTTGGCATTATCCCTGGCGCGGCGGGAGGCCCGAAAGCACTGGGCATTCAGGGCCTGGATCTGGCGCTGTTTGGCGAATGGCTCCCCCGAGCTCAACGGGAGCGATCATTGATTGGTGCTTCCATCGGTTCGTGGCGCTTTGCAAGCGCATGCCTGCCGGACCCCGTTGCAGGTCTTCAGCGACTTGGGCGTTTGTACACCGAGCAGAGCTTCGCCAAAGGCGTAACGATGGCGCAGGTCTCCCGCAGCTGTGTGACGATGCTCGATGCGCTTTTGCAGGCGGATGACGCACACGTCCTGGCGAATCCCCATTACCGTCTCAACGTAATGATCGTCAAAAGCCGGGGCTTGCTTGCCCGGGATCATCGCGCAGGGTTGAGTCTGGGACTGGGGGCCGTCATCGCTGACAACCTGATCGGGCGCGCGCGCCTGTCACGGCATTTCGAGCGGCTGATCATGCACGACCCGCGCCTTGCCCCTCCCCTCCTGCCATTGACTGATTTCCCATCCCGATGCTTGCCACTGGACACATCGAACCTGCGCCAGGCATTGCTGGCGTCAGGCTTCATTCCGATGGTCATGGAGGGCGTTCCAGAGATACCCGGTATCGGCGCAGGAATGTTCCGGGATGGCGGCCTGCTCGACTACCACTTGGATCTTCCATACAGCGGAAGCGACATCGTGCTGTATCCGCATTTCACCGACAAAATCATCCCTGGCTGGTTTGACAAGACACTGCCCTGGCGCAGAGGCGATCAGACTCGGCTTCAAGACGTCGTGCTGCTCGCGCCCTCCAAGGCGTATCTGGCCACGCTGCCCTACGGCAAGCTGCCTGATCGAAGCGACTTTAAACGGTTCGTAGGCAGGGATGCGGATCGCCAATGGTACTGGCGTGCTGCAATGGAAAGCAGTCAGCGGCTGGGGGACGAATTTCTTGAACTCGTTGACACGGGCCGTCTCGCCCAACGACTGGAGCCTCTGGTTTAA
- the queD gene encoding 6-carboxytetrahydropterin synthase QueD, giving the protein MEIFKEFTFESAHRLPHVPDGHKCGRLHGHSFRIAIYLQGEPDPHTGWIRDFSEIKTIFKPLYERLDHNYLNDIPGLENPTSEVLVKWIWKELKPLLPELSAIRIHETCTSGCVYRGD; this is encoded by the coding sequence GTGGAAATTTTTAAAGAGTTTACGTTCGAGTCCGCCCACCGGCTACCTCACGTGCCTGATGGGCACAAGTGCGGACGTCTGCACGGTCACTCCTTTCGTATAGCGATCTACCTACAGGGCGAACCCGATCCCCATACCGGATGGATTCGCGATTTCTCTGAGATCAAAACAATCTTCAAGCCTCTGTATGAGCGCCTGGACCACAACTACCTCAACGACATTCCCGGCCTGGAAAACCCGACCAGTGAAGTGTTGGTGAAGTGGATTTGGAAAGAATTGAAACCACTGCTGCCAGAGCTGTCCGCTATACGGATTCATGAGACATGCACCAGCGGGTGCGTGTATCGCGGTGACTGA
- a CDS encoding AI-2E family transporter, translating to MNETALQSKTLLLLLVLVTIAFIWILLPFYGAVFWAVILGIIFAPLQRRLLARFNWQRNLTSLCTLMICLVIAILPVIVIAALMVQEGATLYKNVESGQLDIAKYLAEFKVLLPPYVQHWLDRLGMGDFNGLRDKIAKSAMQGSNYLATQAFSFGQGTFDFVVSFFIMLYLLFFFLRDGQELTRKIRIAIPLAEPQKRRLQLKFTRVVRATVKGNIVVAVTQGALGGFIFWALDIPSALLWAVMMAFLSLLPAVGAGIVWAPVALYFLLSGMIWQGVVLGLFGIFVIGLVDNVLRPILVGKDTRMPDYLILISTLGGMAVFGLNGFVIGPMVAALFMSTWALFTGDKKTVRLPG from the coding sequence ATGAACGAAACCGCGCTACAAAGTAAAACCCTGTTGCTGTTATTGGTATTGGTGACCATCGCGTTCATCTGGATCCTTCTGCCGTTCTACGGCGCAGTGTTCTGGGCGGTGATCCTCGGCATCATCTTTGCGCCGCTGCAACGCCGCCTTCTGGCTCGCTTCAACTGGCAGCGCAACCTGACGTCCTTGTGCACGCTGATGATCTGTCTGGTCATCGCGATCCTGCCGGTGATCGTCATCGCGGCGTTGATGGTTCAAGAGGGTGCGACGCTTTACAAGAATGTGGAAAGTGGTCAGCTCGACATTGCCAAGTACCTGGCTGAATTTAAAGTCCTGTTGCCACCCTATGTGCAGCATTGGCTTGATCGGCTCGGCATGGGGGACTTCAACGGCCTGCGCGACAAGATCGCCAAAAGCGCGATGCAGGGCAGCAACTACCTGGCCACCCAGGCGTTCAGCTTTGGGCAGGGCACGTTCGATTTCGTCGTCAGCTTTTTCATCATGCTGTACTTGCTGTTCTTTTTCCTGCGCGATGGCCAAGAGCTGACACGCAAGATCCGCATCGCGATTCCGCTGGCCGAGCCGCAGAAGCGCCGCTTGCAGTTGAAGTTCACCCGTGTCGTGCGCGCGACGGTGAAGGGCAACATTGTGGTAGCGGTGACTCAAGGCGCGCTGGGCGGGTTTATTTTCTGGGCGCTGGATATCCCGAGCGCTTTGCTGTGGGCGGTGATGATGGCGTTTCTGTCGTTGCTGCCGGCGGTGGGGGCTGGGATTGTCTGGGCGCCGGTGGCGCTGTATTTCCTGCTCAGCGGGATGATCTGGCAGGGCGTGGTGTTGGGGCTGTTCGGGATATTCGTGATCGGGCTGGTGGATAATGTGTTGCGTCCGATCCTGGTGGGCAAGGACACGCGGATGCCCGATTACCTGATTCTGATTTCGACGTTGGGCGGAATGGCGGTGTTCGGGTTGAACGGGTTTGTGATCGGGCCGATGGTAGCGGCGCTGTTTATGTCGACGTGGGCGTTGTTTACCGGCGACAAGAAAACCGTTCGATTGCCTGGTTAG
- a CDS encoding PepSY domain-containing protein has translation MIASKRPAKRFVYCLVAACAVAPSVACLARDLNQDEVLELRRRGVILPLEQFIDQALGRYPGSKLLEAELEEKHGVLVYEIELLTADHVVRELKFDAGDSRLLQDKEDD, from the coding sequence ATGATCGCCAGTAAGCGTCCCGCCAAGCGTTTCGTTTACTGTCTTGTGGCCGCCTGTGCGGTCGCCCCAAGCGTCGCGTGCCTGGCTCGGGACCTGAATCAGGACGAGGTGCTTGAGCTGCGCAGGAGAGGTGTGATTCTGCCGCTTGAGCAGTTCATCGATCAGGCACTGGGACGTTACCCCGGCTCCAAGCTGCTTGAAGCCGAACTTGAAGAAAAGCACGGCGTGTTGGTGTACGAGATCGAGCTTCTCACCGCCGATCATGTTGTGCGCGAACTCAAATTTGATGCCGGTGACAGCCGCCTGTTGCAAGACAAGGAAGACGATTGA